A section of the Campylobacter lanienae NCTC 13004 genome encodes:
- a CDS encoding capsular polysaccharide biosynthesis protein, translating to MKFDGYSSSKKLIKNVIRLYKIKKYFKFTSIDKNSKFYGWGRKRSGQNAIDLSAKFDGEFRLLEDGFIRSVGLGIDGAKAFSIVEDDIGIYYDATRPSRLEEILANYKFSDEILQEARWCMDFITTHNISKYNNAPDITQELIEKYELNKGKNILIIAQTSGDASLIYGLGDRVSSGEMIRAAIDENIGANILLKIHPDALNGKKKSDIDISNLPPQIKIITQDINPISLLKHIDKVYTKSSGMGFEALMCGCKCVCFGVPFYAGWGLSDDRVKAPSRRNRKLSIEQLFAGAYMIYAKYIDPYKGDKTTLNSLLPQINIIKNSKLNMDNNKKFLFGFSIWKRKFMVPFLGGNLNFISTFSKDPLLLALKKGLNPSSLVYIWGKKEYPKLQKWCDENGVSIIRVEDGFIRSIGLGSDLTRPYSLVFDDVGIYFDTTKPSRLENILNYHKFSAYELEEAIKLKQNLINSKISKYNDDKDGIITPKNSKKIALVIGQVEDDASVKIGADGMKNIELIKQARLSSPKAHIIYKPHPDVLSGNRIGQVDESEALKYCDEIVTGVSMPVLLDIADEIHTMTSTSGLEAILRGKRVICYGRPFWAGWGLSDDKKQLLRRCRNLNIDELIAGAYIIYPRYIHPVSLEPCGASDLVLALQEQKQELQKPINAFLHKVWSLYARIGQKILYVVLFVIKR from the coding sequence ATGAAATTTGATGGCTATAGTAGTTCTAAAAAATTGATAAAAAATGTAATCCGCTTGTATAAAATTAAAAAATATTTTAAATTTACATCCATAGACAAAAATAGCAAATTTTATGGTTGGGGACGCAAAAGATCAGGTCAAAATGCTATTGATTTATCCGCCAAATTTGATGGGGAGTTTCGGCTTTTAGAAGATGGATTTATCCGCTCGGTTGGGCTTGGGATTGATGGTGCGAAGGCGTTTAGCATAGTTGAAGATGATATCGGGATTTACTATGATGCCACTAGGCCAAGCAGGCTAGAAGAGATTTTGGCAAATTATAAATTTAGCGATGAGATTTTACAAGAGGCTAGGTGGTGTATGGATTTTATCACCACGCACAATATCTCAAAATACAATAACGCCCCAGATATCACACAAGAATTAATAGAAAAATATGAGCTAAATAAAGGCAAAAATATCCTCATAATAGCCCAAACTAGCGGTGATGCGTCGCTGATTTATGGTCTTGGGGATAGGGTTAGTAGCGGTGAGATGATAAGGGCTGCTATAGATGAAAATATCGGTGCTAATATACTTTTAAAGATTCATCCTGACGCACTAAATGGCAAGAAAAAATCTGATATAGATATATCAAATTTGCCCCCACAAATCAAAATCATCACTCAAGATATAAATCCAATTTCGCTATTAAAGCATATAGATAAGGTATATACCAAAAGCTCTGGCATGGGCTTTGAGGCCTTGATGTGTGGGTGTAAATGCGTCTGTTTTGGAGTGCCATTTTACGCTGGTTGGGGGCTAAGTGATGATAGGGTAAAAGCTCCAAGTAGGCGAAATAGAAAGCTAAGTATAGAGCAGCTCTTTGCTGGGGCATATATGATTTATGCTAAATATATTGATCCATATAAAGGCGATAAAACTACCCTAAACAGCCTTTTGCCACAGATAAATATCATAAAAAATTCTAAATTAAATATGGATAATAATAAAAAATTTTTATTTGGATTTTCTATTTGGAAGCGGAAATTTATGGTGCCATTTTTGGGTGGAAATTTAAATTTCATAAGCACATTTAGCAAAGATCCACTTCTTTTAGCATTAAAAAAGGGATTAAATCCTAGCTCATTAGTCTATATCTGGGGCAAAAAAGAGTATCCAAAACTACAGAAATGGTGCGATGAAAATGGCGTGAGTATAATAAGGGTGGAAGATGGCTTTATCCGCTCCATTGGGCTAGGAAGCGATCTTACTAGGCCGTATTCTTTGGTTTTTGATGATGTTGGGATATATTTTGATACCACAAAACCAAGCAGATTAGAAAATATATTAAATTATCATAAATTCAGCGCTTATGAGTTAGAAGAGGCAATAAAATTAAAACAAAATTTAATAAATAGCAAAATTTCAAAATATAATGATGATAAAGATGGTATAATTACCCCTAAAAATAGCAAAAAAATAGCCTTAGTTATTGGTCAAGTCGAAGATGACGCTAGTGTAAAAATCGGCGCTGATGGGATGAAAAATATCGAGCTAATCAAACAAGCTAGATTAAGCTCTCCTAAAGCTCATATCATCTACAAGCCTCATCCTGATGTGCTAAGTGGCAATAGAATAGGCCAAGTAGATGAGAGCGAAGCGCTAAAATATTGCGATGAGATTGTAACTGGGGTGAGTATGCCTGTGCTACTTGATATAGCTGATGAGATTCACACAATGACCTCTACAAGTGGCTTAGAGGCTATATTGCGTGGTAAAAGGGTTATTTGCTATGGTAGGCCGTTTTGGGCTGGATGGGGGCTGAGCGATGATAAAAAGCAACTTCTAAGGCGTTGTAGAAATTTAAATATAGATGAATTAATTGCTGGAGCCTATATAATCTATCCTAGATATATCCATCCGGTGAGTTTAGAGCCTTGTGGGGCTAGTGATTTGGTTTTGGCTTTACAAGAGCAAAAGCAAGAGCTTCAAAAGCCGATAAATGCGTTTTTACATAAGGTCTGGTCACTATATGCTAGAATAGGGCAGAAAATTTTATATGTAGTTTTATTTGTGATAAAAAGATGA
- a CDS encoding capsule biosynthesis protein — MRLEERITAIKGKNVLLLQGPMGDFFNKLDKICTKKGAFVTRIGFNAGDAYFSKSKNYIAYKAKPKQWPKFINKFYQDNNIDIVFLFGDCRFYHKMAIKIARNLGISVYVFEEGYLRPGFITMESYGVNNHSKMPRDREFYDAYKPLTKPFSAKSTSTYALMAWWAVQYYLIANIFYFLYPNYIHHRDFSPIREGFYGIRNLFRKIKYKFSEKNLNERLDGELSGRYYFVALQTHDDFQVRTHSRFKTMESFIEYIISSFSKNAPKDMILIFKHHPMDRGKKNYSSYISYLAQIYKVEGRVMAVFDAHLPTIIKNSKAVILINSTVGLNALSYSKPVICLGKSMYDIKGLTTKDINLDKFWTIQSRVDSELYAKFRAYLVDNTQIIGSYYLKDGVEFK, encoded by the coding sequence ATGAGATTAGAAGAGAGAATTACAGCTATTAAAGGCAAAAATGTCTTGCTTTTACAAGGCCCTATGGGGGATTTTTTTAATAAGCTTGATAAGATTTGTACCAAAAAGGGCGCTTTTGTAACTAGAATTGGATTTAATGCTGGCGATGCCTATTTTTCTAAAAGTAAAAATTATATCGCATATAAAGCCAAGCCAAAGCAGTGGCCTAAATTTATAAATAAATTTTATCAAGATAATAATATTGATATTGTCTTTTTATTTGGGGATTGTAGATTTTATCACAAAATGGCTATTAAGATAGCTAGGAATTTGGGGATTAGTGTTTATGTCTTTGAAGAGGGGTATTTGCGGCCTGGATTTATCACAATGGAGTCTTATGGGGTCAATAACCACTCTAAAATGCCTAGAGATAGGGAATTTTATGATGCTTACAAGCCACTAACCAAGCCATTTTCAGCTAAATCCACCTCTACTTATGCCTTGATGGCGTGGTGGGCGGTGCAGTATTATCTAATAGCAAATATATTCTATTTTTTATATCCTAACTATATTCATCATCGTGATTTTTCGCCTATTAGAGAGGGATTTTATGGGATTCGCAATCTTTTTAGAAAGATTAAATATAAATTTAGCGAAAAAAATTTAAATGAGCGTTTAGATGGGGAGTTAAGTGGGAGATACTATTTTGTAGCACTTCAAACTCATGATGATTTTCAGGTTAGAACTCACTCTAGATTTAAGACTATGGAGAGCTTTATTGAGTATATTATCTCATCATTTTCTAAGAATGCGCCTAAGGATATGATTTTGATCTTTAAGCATCATCCAATGGATAGAGGCAAGAAAAATTATAGCTCATATATTAGCTATTTAGCTCAAATTTATAAGGTTGAAGGGCGTGTGATGGCTGTATTTGATGCTCATTTGCCTACGATAATCAAAAACTCAAAAGCTGTAATTTTAATCAATAGCACCGTTGGGCTAAACGCCTTAAGCTACTCTAAGCCTGTAATTTGCCTTGGAAAATCTATGTATGATATCAAAGGCCTTACAACAAAAGATATAAATTTAGATAAATTTTGGACTATTCAATCTAGAGTTGATAGTGAGCTTTATGCCAAATTTAGGGCATATTTGGTGGATAATACACAGATAATTGGGAGCTATTATCTAAAAGATGGGGTGGAATTTAAATAG
- a CDS encoding ABC transporter permease, whose translation MLNVIRALFFRELKTRFGKNRHLGYFWVVGEPLMQILVITTLVTLIREYITNLSVPGGTPIFMFLACGIIPFFMFRNIVTQLMGGIAGNLTLFFYKPVRPIHVFLARTLLEFYMYSLIFFCVMVLAGWIMGYDVVPRDFLAMTFSFCLMVLSGFSLGVIFAIITHFMEPLKIVLTYFTTGLYILSCVIFPIWIIPSNILKYMLYNPMLHICESIKYYYFDGYPLADGVNLAYPLVFNIVLLFIGFWFYYYKRRELVASRP comes from the coding sequence GTGCTAAATGTCATAAGGGCGCTATTTTTTAGAGAGCTAAAAACTAGATTTGGCAAAAATAGGCATCTAGGTTACTTCTGGGTAGTTGGTGAGCCACTGATGCAAATCCTTGTGATCACTACTTTAGTAACCTTGATCCGTGAGTATATTACGAATTTATCTGTGCCTGGTGGGACGCCTATTTTTATGTTTTTGGCTTGTGGGATAATTCCGTTTTTTATGTTTAGAAATATCGTTACGCAGCTTATGGGTGGGATAGCTGGGAATTTAACTCTGTTTTTTTATAAGCCGGTTAGACCAATTCATGTATTTTTAGCTAGAACTTTGCTTGAGTTTTATATGTACTCTTTGATATTTTTTTGTGTGATGGTTTTAGCAGGATGGATAATGGGCTATGATGTGGTGCCTAGGGATTTTTTGGCTATGACTTTTAGCTTTTGTCTGATGGTACTATCTGGATTTAGCCTTGGTGTGATATTTGCGATTATTACGCATTTTATGGAGCCACTTAAGATTGTTTTGACATATTTTACAACTGGTTTGTATATACTATCTTGCGTGATTTTCCCTATTTGGATAATTCCATCTAATATATTAAAATATATGCTTTATAACCCTATGCTTCATATTTGCGAGAGTATAAAATATTATTATTTTGATGGATATCCGCTAGCTGATGGTGTGAATTTGGCTTATCCATTGGTTTTTAATATAGTGCTATTATTCATAGGATTTTGGTTTTACTATTATAAAAGAAGAGAACTTGTAGCGAGCAGACCATGA
- a CDS encoding ABC transporter ATP-binding protein, with product MIKLDNLTKFYPLSNGDKHFVFREFTFTFPDDCSIGLIGRNGAGKSTLMRLLSGADIPNAGRVITDKKISWPVGLAGGFQHALSARDNVKFVARVYGYRGEALEEKVRYIEEFAEIGKYFDEPMNTYSSGMRSRIGFGLSMAFDFDYYLIDEAGAVGDAKFKQKSDAIYKEKLSNSKVIMVSHNMSEIEQWCDKVILVNYGTATVYDDVKEGIEMYKRICS from the coding sequence ATGATAAAATTAGACAATTTGACCAAATTTTACCCACTAAGCAATGGTGATAAGCACTTTGTCTTTCGTGAATTTACCTTCACATTTCCTGATGATTGTAGTATTGGCCTAATCGGTAGAAATGGCGCTGGTAAATCCACTCTTATGCGACTTTTGAGCGGAGCTGATATTCCAAATGCCGGTAGAGTCATCACGGATAAGAAAATCTCATGGCCTGTTGGCCTAGCTGGTGGATTCCAACACGCACTTTCAGCTAGGGATAATGTGAAGTTTGTAGCTAGAGTTTATGGATATAGGGGCGAGGCCTTAGAAGAGAAGGTGCGTTATATTGAGGAATTTGCCGAGATTGGTAAATACTTTGATGAACCGATGAATACCTACTCTTCTGGTATGAGATCTAGAATTGGATTTGGGCTTAGTATGGCTTTTGACTTTGATTATTATTTGATAGATGAGGCTGGGGCTGTGGGCGATGCGAAATTTAAACAAAAAAGCGACGCTATTTATAAAGAAAAATTAAGCAATTCTAAAGTAATAATGGTCTCTCACAATATGAGCGAGATAGAGCAGTGGTGCGATAAGGTGATATTGGTCAATTATGGTACGGCGACAGTTTATGACGATGTCAAAGAGGGAATTGAAATGTATAAAAGGATATGCAGTTGA
- a CDS encoding capsule biosynthesis protein, with product MNKRAMILRSIKDLKQHKERLNRLDSFKTVICIMIVVIFYYTFIAADRYVSNVSLSVKSTDGSSPISLSGIESLVGVASSSTEDIKLLQEYIKSFDMLQKLDEKINLRSLYEKQKIDLFFRIYPSTSKESYLKYYRDRIHILFDDATGLLNVAVESFSPEDARNISAAILEECERFINEISHNIAREQLRFAQGELESAKQKYKDAKNELLAFQNEYGVFDPQSLAKTKAGFITEIELQISKKETELNTMRSYLNDNAPEIVALKAELRAHKEQLEKERRKVASNASQDKLNDVVAQFEALYLNLSFAEDVYKTAITAVETTRIEIGRKAKQVVVIQSPYVPDSAAYPNKMYNIITIFVILTLIFGVVRLVRAIIDEHRY from the coding sequence TTGAATAAAAGAGCTATGATTTTAAGATCTATTAAGGATCTAAAACAACACAAAGAGCGTCTAAATAGACTTGATAGTTTTAAAACTGTTATTTGTATAATGATTGTGGTGATATTTTATTATACCTTTATCGCTGCTGATAGATATGTTAGTAATGTCTCTCTAAGCGTTAAATCCACAGATGGTAGCTCACCAATATCTTTAAGCGGAATAGAGAGTTTAGTAGGGGTAGCATCTAGCTCAACTGAAGATATCAAGCTTTTACAAGAGTATATAAAATCCTTTGATATGCTCCAAAAACTTGATGAAAAGATAAATTTAAGATCGCTTTATGAAAAGCAAAAAATAGATCTATTTTTCCGTATCTACCCATCAACTAGCAAAGAGAGTTATCTAAAATATTATAGAGATAGAATTCATATATTATTTGATGATGCAACAGGGCTTTTAAATGTCGCTGTAGAGAGCTTTAGCCCTGAAGATGCTCGCAATATCTCGGCCGCTATTTTAGAAGAGTGTGAGAGATTTATAAATGAAATTTCGCACAATATCGCTAGAGAGCAGCTAAGGTTTGCCCAAGGTGAGCTAGAGAGTGCTAAACAAAAATATAAAGATGCCAAAAATGAGCTTTTGGCTTTTCAAAATGAGTATGGGGTATTTGACCCTCAAAGCCTAGCTAAAACCAAGGCTGGATTTATCACCGAAATAGAGCTTCAAATATCCAAAAAAGAGACCGAATTAAACACTATGAGAAGTTATCTCAATGACAATGCGCCTGAAATTGTAGCGTTAAAAGCCGAATTAAGAGCGCATAAAGAGCAGTTAGAAAAAGAAAGACGCAAGGTAGCATCCAATGCTTCTCAAGATAAATTAAATGATGTTGTAGCGCAATTTGAGGCTTTGTATCTGAATTTAAGCTTTGCTGAGGATGTATATAAGACAGCTATCACAGCTGTTGAAACAACTAGAATTGAGATCGGTAGAAAGGCTAAGCAAGTAGTAGTGATCCAAAGCCCATATGTACCAGATAGCGCTGCATATCCAAATAAAATGTATAATATCATCACAATTTTTGTGATTTTGACGCTGATATTTGGGGTTGTAAGGCTAGTTCGTGCTATCATCGATGAGCATAGATATTAA
- a CDS encoding glycosyl transferase has product MKKPYKNGILLAATSNSAFAIGTMVANIAEVMGGEVDIFYIVHDGFTQSELEAFARVAGGAKVKFISFTKDDFAKRLKPHTNNQNILNSPFFSRWTHMAYGMFEPLLLLDECECIVYLDFDILLLKGVGELFKLKGYHFSAHRGKSLLNPTLRDYNGEFKDCRVYRSGIVAYYDTIPNPKECYNQIYNYSAKYGANDQGVLSLLILDNKFKVKNLGYEYTSSTFWRKSIGASIIHAWGRDGRFWNNELVYQFWGEIWDKYYQKWLKCGGSEYKGGFICKANYAIERIRYHLAYKLGYAMIENHTTIFGKIKLPFILLAIALKHRRQKIEYRKIIQTKPNLKVPPIEHYEDYRSALAEKQSAPYRLGQALIKATKTWYKGGLIKLYFEINEIKRDKKR; this is encoded by the coding sequence ATGAAAAAACCATATAAAAATGGAATTTTATTAGCAGCGACTAGTAACTCCGCCTTTGCTATCGGGACAATGGTGGCAAATATCGCTGAGGTAATGGGCGGTGAAGTTGATATATTTTATATCGTTCATGATGGATTTACTCAAAGTGAGCTAGAAGCGTTTGCTAGGGTTGCTGGTGGGGCGAAGGTTAAATTTATTAGCTTTACCAAGGATGATTTTGCTAAGAGATTAAAGCCACACACAAATAACCAAAATATCTTAAATTCGCCCTTTTTCTCTCGCTGGACACATATGGCTTATGGAATGTTTGAGCCACTTTTGTTGCTTGATGAGTGTGAGTGTATAGTATATCTTGATTTTGATATTTTATTACTTAAAGGAGTTGGTGAGCTATTTAAATTGAAGGGTTATCACTTTAGCGCTCATAGGGGCAAGAGCCTTTTAAATCCAACACTTAGGGATTATAATGGCGAATTTAAAGATTGTAGAGTTTATAGGAGTGGGATTGTGGCCTACTATGATACAATCCCAAACCCAAAAGAGTGCTATAATCAAATTTACAATTACAGCGCAAAATATGGAGCCAATGACCAAGGCGTGCTTAGCTTATTAATCTTAGATAATAAATTTAAAGTCAAAAATCTAGGCTATGAATACACTAGTAGCACATTTTGGCGTAAAAGCATAGGAGCATCGATAATCCACGCTTGGGGGCGAGATGGGCGGTTTTGGAATAATGAGCTAGTTTATCAATTTTGGGGCGAAATTTGGGATAAATACTACCAAAAATGGCTAAAATGCGGTGGCAGCGAGTATAAAGGTGGCTTCATTTGTAAAGCCAATTACGCCATAGAGAGAATAAGATATCACCTAGCTTACAAACTTGGTTATGCGATGATAGAAAATCACACAACTATATTTGGCAAGATTAAATTGCCTTTTATTTTATTAGCTATCGCTTTAAAGCATAGACGCCAAAAGATAGAGTATCGCAAAATCATACAAACCAAACCAAATTTAAAAGTCCCACCAATAGAGCATTACGAAGATTACAGATCCGCTCTAGCTGAAAAACAAAGCGCACCATACAGACTAGGCCAAGCCCTTATCAAAGCCACCAAAACTTGGTATAAAGGCGGATTAATAAAATTATATTTTGAGATAAATGAGATAAAAAGGGATAAAAAGAGATAA
- a CDS encoding ribose-phosphate pyrophosphokinase: MRGYKIFSGTANVEFSKMVAKYLGIPLSEASIKRFSDGEISVQIGESVRGKDVFIIQPTCAPANINLMELLILTDALKRSSASSITAVVPYFGYARQDRKAAPRVPITAKLVANMMQTAGIDRVVTMDLHAGQIQGFFDIPVDNLYGTIVFLDYVKNKNLKNPIVASPDVGGVARARTLAKSLDLDMVIVDKRREKANESEVMNIIGDVNGKDVILIDDMIDTAGTIVKAAEVFKKNGATSVMAFCTHPVLSGPAYDRINSGVLDELVTTDTIPLKEQSPYIKVLTTAPLFGEVIRRVYHDESVNSLFY, from the coding sequence ATGCGTGGATATAAGATTTTTTCTGGGACAGCAAATGTAGAATTTTCTAAAATGGTAGCCAAATATTTAGGAATTCCCCTAAGTGAAGCAAGTATCAAAAGATTTAGCGATGGCGAAATTAGCGTTCAAATCGGCGAAAGCGTGCGTGGCAAAGATGTATTTATCATTCAACCAACCTGTGCACCAGCTAATATAAATTTAATGGAGCTTTTGATCCTAACTGATGCTCTAAAACGCTCAAGCGCTAGCTCTATAACCGCAGTTGTGCCATACTTTGGCTATGCTAGACAAGATAGAAAAGCCGCCCCAAGAGTGCCGATAACAGCAAAATTAGTAGCCAATATGATGCAAACTGCTGGCATAGATAGAGTAGTTACTATGGATCTTCACGCTGGGCAAATTCAAGGCTTTTTCGATATTCCTGTTGATAATCTATATGGTACAATCGTATTTTTAGACTATGTAAAAAATAAAAATCTTAAAAATCCTATAGTCGCTAGTCCTGATGTAGGCGGCGTAGCTCGTGCTAGAACCTTGGCTAAGAGTTTGGATTTGGATATGGTAATTGTAGATAAACGCCGTGAAAAGGCCAATGAAAGCGAAGTTATGAATATAATAGGCGATGTAAATGGCAAGGATGTAATCCTAATCGATGATATGATCGATACAGCAGGCACAATAGTCAAAGCCGCTGAAGTATTTAAGAAAAATGGCGCCACAAGCGTAATGGCCTTTTGTACTCATCCGGTTTTAAGCGGGCCTGCGTATGATAGGATAAATAGCGGAGTCTTAGATGAGCTAGTCACGACTGATACTATCCCACTCAAAGAGCAAAGCCCATATATCAAGGTCTTAACCACAGCGCCACTATTTGGCGAAGTGATCCGCAGAGTATATCACGATGAGAGCGTAAATAGCTTGTTTTATTAA
- a CDS encoding heavy metal translocating P-type ATPase — protein MGNFICLHCKGEFDQRAAITDESGNEFCCNGCMSVYNFLNSHNLGEFYDKLGNQKHFKAPNLIQIDSEAFYKNYVKNSDGFSEIYLIIDGIHCSACVWLNEKVLISSDGIIEVSLNSATHKAYIKWDDSIIKLDEILRKINSIGYTPIPYDPKKADLRASQKRREFYSKMLVGLFCTMNIMWVAVALYGGYFSGMSDDIKDILHFAEFVLASPVLFYTGSEFYKGAYLAIKNRQANMDLSICAGANIAYFYSVYAMLSRSGEVYFDSVAMIITFVFIGKFLEVISKKKSIDTLDSLGALLVNQIYVKRDGKFELKDVNDIKPGEIIKVRSGERVMIDGVVVSGAGSFDLSSINGESLPVVISEGQKIISGAVCVDGSVEYRASELFKSSILSKIIDLLHNASFKKPKIEILANQISAKFSLTILILGLMTFGFWLFDSGEISTAIIIAVSVIIIACPCALSLATPVATLIALGSAMRGGIIFKEAKVIESLAKCSCVVFDKTGTLSKSKLKVIKATKFKEYNQDLLYSLALSSTHPVSVAIRDFIIAKELNLSDITNHNGLGMSAKYGDLDIYGGSAKFMAQMGFGEFEASGLGYYFAVGKEVVAKFELEDELRDESKAVINSLKKDGYKVVMLTGDNASVATKIANRLNIDEFYASQDPIQKAQIIKDLNSKSPVVMIGDGVNDIVALSTASVGICMGSGAQISIEKSDVVLLDDNLNSLLRALKLSKLTFRTIKENLIFTLIYNALTIPLAMMGYIIPLFAAISMSLSSIIVVLNSTKIRLKG, from the coding sequence ATGGGAAATTTTATCTGTTTGCATTGTAAGGGTGAGTTTGATCAACGAGCGGCGATCACTGATGAAAGTGGCAATGAGTTTTGCTGTAATGGATGTATGAGCGTTTATAATTTTTTAAATTCGCATAATTTAGGCGAATTTTATGATAAATTAGGCAATCAAAAGCACTTCAAAGCACCAAATTTAATCCAAATAGATAGCGAAGCATTTTATAAAAATTATGTCAAAAATAGCGATGGATTTAGCGAAATTTATCTTATTATCGATGGAATTCACTGCTCAGCTTGTGTGTGGCTCAATGAAAAGGTGCTAATCTCAAGCGATGGGATTATCGAAGTTAGCTTAAATTCGGCCACTCATAAAGCCTATATAAAATGGGACGATAGTATAATAAAATTAGATGAGATCCTACGCAAAATCAACTCCATAGGCTACACGCCAATCCCATATGATCCTAAAAAAGCAGATTTAAGAGCGAGTCAAAAACGGCGAGAATTTTACTCTAAGATGCTTGTTGGGCTATTTTGTACTATGAATATTATGTGGGTGGCGGTGGCTTTGTATGGTGGGTACTTTAGCGGAATGAGCGATGATATCAAAGATATTTTACATTTTGCTGAGTTTGTTTTGGCCTCTCCTGTGCTGTTTTATACAGGAAGTGAGTTTTACAAAGGGGCGTATCTTGCCATTAAAAATCGCCAAGCTAATATGGATTTAAGCATTTGTGCGGGAGCTAATATAGCCTATTTTTACTCAGTTTATGCTATGCTTAGTAGAAGTGGCGAAGTATATTTTGACTCTGTGGCTATGATAATTACATTTGTATTTATAGGTAAATTTCTTGAAGTAATTAGCAAGAAAAAGTCAATCGATACCCTAGACTCTCTTGGGGCGCTTTTGGTAAATCAAATTTATGTAAAACGAGATGGGAAATTCGAGTTAAAAGATGTAAATGATATAAAACCTGGCGAGATAATCAAAGTCCGAAGTGGTGAGCGAGTGATGATAGATGGGGTCGTGGTTAGTGGGGCTGGGAGCTTTGATCTATCTAGTATTAATGGCGAGAGTTTGCCAGTGGTTATAAGCGAGGGTCAAAAGATTATAAGCGGAGCTGTGTGCGTAGATGGGAGCGTGGAGTATAGGGCTAGTGAGCTATTTAAAAGCTCTATTCTTAGTAAGATAATTGATTTATTACATAATGCGAGCTTTAAAAAGCCAAAAATCGAAATTCTAGCTAATCAAATTTCAGCTAAATTTTCGCTAACTATCTTGATTTTGGGGCTTATGACCTTTGGGTTTTGGCTTTTTGATAGTGGGGAGATTAGCACGGCGATAATTATAGCTGTGAGTGTGATTATAATAGCTTGTCCGTGTGCTTTAAGCCTTGCTACGCCTGTGGCTACTCTTATAGCCTTAGGTAGTGCGATGCGTGGTGGGATAATATTTAAAGAAGCTAAGGTGATTGAGAGCTTGGCTAAGTGTAGTTGTGTGGTATTTGACAAAACTGGCACACTATCAAAATCCAAGCTTAAAGTGATTAAAGCGACAAAATTTAAAGAGTATAATCAAGATTTATTATACTCTTTAGCCCTTTCTTCTACTCATCCTGTGAGTGTGGCTATAAGGGATTTTATCATTGCTAAAGAGCTTAATTTAAGTGATATAACTAACCATAATGGCTTAGGTATGAGTGCGAAATATGGGGATTTGGATATTTATGGCGGTAGTGCGAAGTTTATGGCGCAAATGGGATTTGGGGAATTTGAAGCGAGTGGGCTAGGGTATTATTTTGCTGTGGGAAAAGAAGTTGTGGCGAAATTTGAGCTTGAAGATGAGCTAAGAGATGAGTCAAAAGCCGTTATAAATAGCTTAAAAAAAGATGGATATAAGGTAGTAATGCTAACAGGCGATAACGCTAGTGTGGCTACAAAGATTGCAAATAGGCTAAATATAGATGAATTTTACGCTAGTCAAGACCCGATCCAAAAAGCTCAAATAATCAAAGATTTAAATTCCAAATCCCCAGTGGTGATGATAGGTGATGGAGTTAATGATATAGTGGCATTAAGCACAGCTAGTGTGGGGATCTGTATGGGAAGTGGAGCGCAAATTAGTATAGAAAAGAGCGATGTAGTTTTACTAGATGATAATTTAAATTCGCTTTTAAGGGCTTTGAAGCTATCTAAGCTAACTTTTAGGACTATTAAAGAGAATTTGATTTTTACCTTGATTTATAACGCTCTTACAATTCCGCTTGCTATGATGGGCTATATAATACCGCTATTTGCGGCAATCTCTATGTCTTTAAGCTCTATAATTGTGGTTTTAAACTCAACTAAAATAAGATTAAAAGGATAA
- the ccoS gene encoding cbb3-type cytochrome oxidase assembly protein CcoS, whose protein sequence is MGAVIAIMLGISTLLGALALLGLLWGVKTKQFDDYSKFLDGTKFDSEDALNDAVNLENRKKELMKNKSYRPPD, encoded by the coding sequence ATGGGCGCTGTGATAGCTATAATGCTTGGGATCTCTACTTTGCTTGGTGCGTTGGCACTTTTGGGGCTTTTGTGGGGAGTGAAAACTAAGCAGTTTGATGACTATTCTAAATTTTTAGATGGGACAAAATTTGATAGTGAAGATGCGTTAAATGATGCTGTAAATTTAGAAAATCGTAAAAAAGAGCTTATGAAAAATAAGAGTTATAGACCGCCAGATTAA